One genomic window of Punica granatum isolate Tunisia-2019 chromosome 1, ASM765513v2, whole genome shotgun sequence includes the following:
- the LOC116191093 gene encoding clathrin interactor EPSIN 1 — MDFMKVLDQTVREIKREVNLKVLKVPEIEQKVLDATDNEPWGPHGSALAEIAQATKKFTECQMVMNVLWTRLRETGKDWRYVYKALAVIEYLVAHGSERAVDDIIEHTFQISSLSSFEYVEPSGKDLGINVRKKAENIIALLNNKDKIQEVRNKAAANRDKYFGLSSTGISYKSSAVAYGSSSFGSSDPYRSTRDSERFSDSYNEEDKDAYKKSVKKENQEDNTKKGSARLSSKRESSSSSKSSIKVNGSDGHKTVPSQSSNVPSSNCEDDFDDFDPRGTSVTKSSAGSSNQVDLFGDSLIGDLLDTPVSADPVPSNGSSMNKSSSDVDLFADATFVSAPPPVEPAANSQKQTEVDLFSSIPAVSPPVPATVDLFSAPDPVVPPETNPTKSVPANTSAVDPFAAVPLNNFDGSDPFGAFTFSDPVSAAPSQNQTEGSGLGDLSAIPSVGASPPPAKDGFQVKSGIWADSLSRGIIDLNISAPKKVSLADVGVVGALSDGSDEREKGPPASYSMGRAMGAGSGLGKSGFPPALSAGVDGFFSSFASQPYQYNSFKK; from the exons ATGGATTTCATGAAGGTCCTCGATCAGACCGTGCGTGAAAT AAAGAGGGAGGTGAATTTGAAGGTCCTTAAGGTTCCTGAGATTGAGCAGAAG GTACTAGATGCGACAGATAATGAACCTTGGGGTCCTCATGGATCTGCACTTGCAGAGATAGCTCAGGCCACTAAGAAGTT CACAGAATGTCAAATGGTCATGAATGTTTTGTGGACAAGATTGCGCGAAACTGGAAAAGATTGGCGTTATGTTTACAAG GCATTGGCTGTTATAGAGTATTTGGTGGCTCATGGCTCTGAGCGTGCTGTTGATGACATCATCGAACACACCTTCCAGATCTCA TCACTCTCAAGTTTTGAATACGTTGAACCAAGTGGAAAGGACCTAGGAATCAATGTGAGAAAGAAAGCAGAAAATATCATCGCCCTTCTGAATAATAAAGACAAAATACAGGAAGTCAGAAACAAAGCTGCAGCAAACCGTGATAA GTATTTCGGACTCTCATCAACTGGAATATCGTACAAATCTAGTGCTGTGGCATATGGCAGTAGTAGCTTTGGGAGTAGTGATCCCTACAGAAGCACAAGAGACAGTGAAAGATTCAGCGATAGTTATAATGAAGAGGACAAGGATGCTTACAAAAAGTCGGTGAAGAAGGAGAATCAAGAAGATAATACAAAGAAGGGGTCTGCACGCCTTAGCAG TAAGAGGgaatcatcttcttcatcaaaatCATCTATAAAAGTGAACGGTTCCGATGGTCACAAAACTGTTCCTTCTCAAAGCTCGAATGTCCCTTCCAGTAACTGTGAAGATGACTTTGATGATTTTGATCCCCGAGGAACTTCAGTGACTA AGTCCTCTGCTGGAAGTTCGAACCAGGTGGATCTTTTTGGGGATAGCTTGATTGGCGATCTCTTGGATACACCAGTATCTGCAGATCCTGTTCCATCTAATGGATCTTCCATGAATAAGAGTTCCTCAGATGTCGACCTTTTTGCAGATGCAACTTTCGTATCAGCACCACCTCCTGTAGAACCAGCTGCAAATTCTCAGAAGCAG ACTGAGGTTGATCTTTTCTCTTCTATACCTGCTGTATCTCCTCCAGTTCCTGCAACGGTTGACCTTTTCTCAGCCCCAGATCCAGTTGTTCCGCCAGAAACAAACCCCACTAAATCTGTTCCTGCCAATACCTCTGCTGTTGATCCATTTGCTGCGGTACCACTAAACAATTTTGATGGTTCTGATCCTTTTGGTGCATTCACCTTTTCCGATCCAGTATCAGCAGCGCCTTCTCAGAACCAAACTGAGGGTTCTGGCCTTGGTGATTTGAGTGCAATACCTTCAGTGGGTGCAAGTCCACCACCAGCAAAGGACGGTTTCCAAGTCAAGTCTGGAATATGGGCAGATTCGCTCAGTCGCGGAATCATTGATCTTAATATATCTGCTC CCAAGAAGGTCTCGCTTGCAGATGTCGGTGTTGTAGGTGCGCTAAGTGATGGTTCGGATGAGAGGGAGAAGGGACCCCCGGCCTCATATTCTATGGGGAGAGCGATGGGTGCCGGTTCAGGCCTTGGGAAATCTGGATTTCCGCCTGCACTGTCAGCCGGTGTAGATGGCTTCTTCTCCAGCTTCGCTAGCCAGCCGTACCAGTACAACAGCTtcaaaaagtaa